The Funiculus sociatus GB2-C1 genome includes a region encoding these proteins:
- a CDS encoding citrate synthase, which produces MTVCEYKPGLEGIPAAQSSISYVDGKEGILEYRGIRIEDLAEKSTFLETSYLLIWGELPTKEELEAFESEIRYHRRIKYRIRDMMKCFPETGHPMDALQASAAALGLFYSRRALDNPAYIRQAVVRLLAKIPTMVAAFQLMRKGNDPVRPRDDLDYAGNFLYMLNEREPDPLAARIFDVCLTLHAEHTMNASTFSARVTASTLTDPYAVVASAVGTLAGPLHGGANEEVITMLEEIGSVENVRPWLDNLPPKSKIMGFGHRVYKVKDPRATILQSLAEQLFEKFGHDKYYDIAVELEKAVEEKLGPKGIYPNVDFYSGLVYRKMAIPTDLFTPVFAIARVAGWLAHWKEQLGENRIFRPTQMYTGDRGAAYIPIDQR; this is translated from the coding sequence ATGACTGTCTGCGAGTATAAACCAGGTCTAGAAGGCATTCCGGCTGCCCAATCCAGCATCAGCTACGTTGATGGTAAAGAGGGGATACTGGAATACAGAGGCATTCGTATCGAAGACCTCGCAGAAAAAAGTACGTTTTTGGAAACGTCGTATTTATTAATTTGGGGTGAACTCCCGACAAAGGAAGAACTCGAAGCCTTTGAAAGTGAAATTCGTTACCACAGGCGGATTAAATATCGCATCCGGGACATGATGAAATGCTTCCCCGAAACCGGACACCCGATGGATGCGCTACAAGCCTCAGCAGCGGCTCTAGGACTGTTTTACTCCCGTCGCGCCTTGGATAACCCAGCTTACATTCGCCAAGCCGTGGTGCGCCTTTTAGCAAAGATTCCGACAATGGTGGCGGCGTTCCAGCTGATGCGGAAAGGTAACGACCCGGTGCGTCCTCGCGACGATCTCGACTATGCTGGCAATTTCCTATATATGCTAAACGAGCGGGAACCCGATCCGCTGGCGGCTAGGATTTTCGATGTCTGTCTGACGCTCCATGCAGAGCATACGATGAATGCTTCCACCTTTTCAGCTAGGGTAACGGCTTCGACTCTGACTGACCCCTACGCAGTAGTAGCCTCAGCTGTGGGAACTTTAGCAGGCCCTCTGCATGGTGGAGCGAATGAAGAAGTCATCACCATGTTAGAAGAAATTGGCTCGGTGGAAAATGTCCGCCCTTGGCTGGATAATTTGCCGCCCAAGTCTAAAATTATGGGCTTTGGTCATCGCGTCTACAAGGTGAAAGATCCGCGAGCAACAATTCTGCAAAGTTTAGCAGAGCAGTTGTTTGAGAAGTTTGGACACGATAAATACTATGACATTGCCGTGGAGTTGGAAAAGGCAGTCGAGGAAAAATTAGGCCCAAAAGGAATTTATCCAAACGTAGATTTTTACTCTGGTTTGGTTTATCGGAAAATGGCAATTCCCACAGATTTGTTTACTCCGGTGTTTGCGATCGCTCGCGTAGCTGGTTGGCTTGCTCACTGGAAAGAACAGCTCGGAGAAAACCGCATCTTCCGTCCTACCCAAATGTACACTGGCGATCGCGGAGCTGCCTATATCCCCATCGACCAGCGCTAG
- a CDS encoding NADH-quinone oxidoreductase subunit J, producing MNLAEGVQIVSFGLLSVMMIGAALGVVLFSSIVYSAFLLGGVFISIAGLYLLLNADFVSAAQILIYVGAVNVLILFAIMLVNKREDFTPIRNRWIRQGSTGLVCVGLFALLGTMVVRTPWALSSLPHSVESTIVQLGEHFFSDFLLPFELVSVLLLMAMVGAIILARREYIPEEIVSELAQTKALTLQERPRELLTVGTESTKLPVDTNT from the coding sequence GTGAATCTAGCAGAAGGCGTTCAGATTGTTTCGTTTGGCTTGCTGTCGGTGATGATGATTGGGGCAGCATTAGGAGTAGTGTTGTTTTCTAGTATTGTCTACTCAGCATTTTTGTTGGGCGGAGTATTTATCAGCATTGCTGGTTTATACCTTCTCCTGAATGCAGATTTTGTATCAGCGGCGCAGATTCTCATCTATGTTGGAGCTGTTAACGTTTTGATTTTGTTCGCCATCATGTTGGTGAACAAGCGGGAAGATTTTACACCCATTCGCAATCGTTGGATTCGTCAAGGTTCAACCGGATTGGTATGTGTCGGTTTGTTTGCGCTTCTGGGAACGATGGTGGTAAGAACTCCTTGGGCTTTATCCAGCTTACCCCATTCTGTTGAAAGTACCATTGTGCAGCTGGGTGAGCATTTTTTCAGCGACTTTTTGCTGCCATTTGAGTTAGTTTCTGTACTGTTGTTGATGGCAATGGTGGGCGCAATTATTTTGGCGCGTCGCGAATATATTCCAGAAGAAATAGTCTCCGAACTAGCTCAAACAAAAGCTTTAACTTTGCAAGAACGTCCCCGCGAACTTTTGACGGTAGGCACTGAAAGCACAAAACTCCCCGTAGATACCAATACATAG
- a CDS encoding GTPase — translation MSAPNTTADQEIDYSFLLVTHMVCADQQIHSKEAKALHELASQSRMGQRTIEEMEKILAQDEHLLAIEDVARRVSPSKQNEAMRQILALAYIDGFFSPLEREMIEQVGQIWNWSAKTIQRLIEEAQGFTANHSISHDNDKPELSVGARLLKGAESILSRSLVSKLAEIAPENIGVQLEKLQREILLAGPEYDDAIRQCAAIAHEDYKFAEVALKASGLALNHLGKGIHDQLQAIQSKTSKGQAKTATEVAKQLEITKKALTIEIIKEIESVRESLAAKQRALNHFSIAFMGKTKAGKSTLHAIVTGEGWDAIGVGKQRTTRFNRVYEWKNIRIIDTPGIGAPGGKTDEEIAQSVIEESDVICYVVTNDSIQETEFKFLKLLKEKAKPLIVLLNVKNNLRDSRRLEHFLKEPDKLFVMDGKSGLGGHIERIHRYAKQHYANDYFDIVPVLLLAAQLSREPEHKECKDKLFKASRMQDFLDSIRVSLVEHGVIRRSQTLLGSTVGAIENPDKWVTQQAQVYQKLANTLKNKRETIRKNIEKAEKDSLESLHHQIEAVFEDAFNAISYFAEDQWNSNEEGMKRGWNKKLKDIKFEERIDTVYKDVSKTFNKEVTEALEEVGKELQLIAQLGGGSFNFTEQDSDIFMRHAMKIGGSILGLVGSLLFFTPLAPIGWLFIGVGFLAGLFSDFFKSQDQKRREAVTKISDSLSNQLSSQKKDTLQKVEENFKKSCDEVLANIDTYFEELIKGLDAIATQLETAKNKLSGTTNYLNRAYAKRIIDWCCEQHEPLTDEGINRIISKVKRDFGRSMSIQTKSEFKLRKSLDDIKQVLQEDVSILPVKS, via the coding sequence ATGTCTGCCCCAAACACAACAGCTGACCAGGAAATAGACTACTCATTTTTGCTGGTGACACACATGGTGTGTGCCGATCAACAGATTCATAGTAAAGAGGCGAAAGCTCTGCACGAACTTGCAAGCCAGAGCAGGATGGGACAACGCACCATCGAAGAAATGGAGAAAATCCTCGCCCAAGACGAACACCTGCTTGCTATCGAGGATGTAGCTCGTAGAGTGTCGCCTAGTAAACAAAATGAAGCAATGCGGCAAATCCTGGCGCTGGCGTACATTGACGGTTTCTTTTCACCGTTAGAGCGCGAGATGATTGAGCAGGTAGGGCAGATTTGGAACTGGTCTGCAAAGACAATACAACGGCTTATAGAAGAAGCACAAGGCTTTACTGCTAACCACTCTATCAGCCATGACAACGATAAACCAGAACTGTCTGTCGGTGCGCGTTTACTAAAAGGGGCAGAGTCCATTTTGTCACGCTCATTGGTGAGCAAGTTGGCAGAAATCGCCCCGGAAAATATCGGAGTACAACTTGAAAAATTGCAAAGGGAAATCCTTTTAGCGGGGCCTGAATATGATGATGCTATTCGGCAGTGTGCGGCGATTGCTCATGAAGATTACAAGTTTGCAGAAGTTGCTCTTAAAGCATCTGGGTTAGCACTTAATCACTTGGGGAAAGGCATCCATGACCAACTACAAGCAATCCAGAGCAAGACAAGTAAGGGTCAAGCGAAAACTGCAACGGAGGTAGCAAAGCAACTTGAAATAACGAAAAAAGCTCTCACAATTGAAATTATCAAAGAGATTGAAAGTGTACGTGAATCACTAGCGGCAAAGCAACGCGCTCTCAATCATTTCAGCATCGCCTTCATGGGTAAAACCAAGGCTGGCAAAAGCACTCTCCACGCCATTGTTACTGGTGAAGGTTGGGATGCTATTGGTGTAGGCAAACAGCGCACTACTCGTTTTAATCGGGTATATGAGTGGAAGAATATCCGCATTATTGATACTCCGGGAATTGGCGCTCCTGGTGGCAAGACTGATGAAGAAATTGCCCAAAGCGTTATTGAAGAGTCTGATGTTATCTGTTATGTGGTAACAAATGATAGTATCCAAGAAACAGAGTTTAAGTTTTTGAAACTGTTAAAGGAAAAAGCCAAGCCACTAATTGTTTTACTTAATGTCAAAAATAACCTGCGCGACTCTCGACGTTTGGAGCATTTCTTAAAGGAACCTGATAAACTGTTCGTTATGGACGGTAAAAGCGGTCTTGGCGGACACATCGAGCGCATTCATCGCTACGCCAAACAACATTATGCTAACGACTACTTCGACATCGTTCCTGTCTTGCTTCTTGCGGCGCAGCTTTCCCGCGAACCAGAACACAAAGAGTGTAAAGACAAGCTGTTCAAAGCCAGCAGGATGCAAGATTTTCTGGACTCAATTCGCGTGTCTTTGGTTGAGCATGGGGTGATTAGGCGATCGCAAACTCTGCTCGGTTCTACAGTAGGCGCAATTGAGAATCCTGACAAATGGGTGACACAACAAGCCCAAGTTTATCAAAAGTTGGCAAATACGCTAAAAAACAAGCGTGAGACTATCCGAAAAAACATCGAAAAAGCAGAAAAAGACTCTCTAGAATCTTTGCATCATCAGATAGAAGCAGTCTTTGAAGATGCTTTCAATGCCATCTCTTATTTTGCAGAAGACCAGTGGAACTCTAATGAAGAAGGCATGAAGCGCGGTTGGAACAAAAAACTTAAGGACATAAAGTTTGAGGAGCGTATTGATACAGTCTATAAGGATGTCAGTAAAACATTCAACAAGGAAGTCACAGAAGCACTGGAAGAAGTTGGGAAGGAATTGCAACTCATTGCACAACTGGGTGGCGGTAGTTTCAATTTTACTGAGCAAGATTCAGATATTTTTATGCGTCATGCCATGAAAATTGGAGGAAGTATTTTAGGGTTAGTTGGTAGTCTCCTCTTTTTCACTCCCTTAGCTCCTATCGGATGGTTATTCATAGGGGTAGGTTTTCTTGCTGGTCTATTTTCAGATTTCTTTAAATCTCAAGATCAAAAGCGACGCGAGGCTGTAACAAAAATCTCCGATTCGTTGTCCAATCAACTCAGTAGTCAGAAGAAAGATACTCTCCAGAAGGTTGAGGAGAACTTCAAAAAGTCTTGCGATGAAGTTCTAGCCAACATCGATACTTACTTTGAAGAGTTGATTAAGGGGTTAGATGCGATCGCCACACAGCTTGAAACCGCCAAAAATAAGTTATCGGGGACGACTAATTATCTTAATCGTGCTTATGCCAAGCGAATCATTGACTGGTGTTGCGAACAACATGAACCTCTGACTGATGAGGGTATCAACAGAATTATCTCCAAAGTAAAACGTGATTTTGGACGAAGCATGAGTATCCAAACTAAGTCCGAATTTAAGCTACGAAAATCCTTAGACGATATTAAACAAGTCCTCCAAGAGGACGTTTCCATCCTACCTGTCAAATCTTGA
- a CDS encoding aconitase/3-isopropylmalate dehydratase large subunit family protein, translating into MGMTLTEKILARASGRSVVEPGDNIWVNVDLLMTHDVCGPGTIGVFKREFGADAKVWDKEKIVLIPDHYIFTADERANRNVDILRDFAKEQDIKYFYDITDRADFKANPDYKGVCHIALAQEGHTRPGEVLFGTDSHTCNAGAFGQFATGIGNTDAGFIMGTGKLLIKVPATMRFVFEGEMPNYLLAKDLILQIIGDIGVAGATYRALEFSGGTINGLSMEDRMTLCNMAIEAGGKNGTVAPDETTFEYVRARTNKPFEPVYTDADARFYSDRHYDVSKLEPVVAKPHSPDNRALARECRDVKIDRVYIGSCTGGKTSDFMYAARILKGQQVKVPTYLVPATQKVYEDLFTQKYEGQTLSEIFLAAGCIEPAAPSCAACLGGPKDTFGRVNEPEICVSTTNRNFPGRMGNKEAGIYLASPYTAAASALTGYVTDPRDFM; encoded by the coding sequence ATGGGGATGACCCTCACCGAAAAAATCTTAGCCCGTGCTTCCGGTCGGTCTGTTGTTGAACCGGGAGACAATATCTGGGTAAACGTTGATTTGTTAATGACTCATGACGTTTGCGGCCCCGGTACAATTGGCGTATTCAAGCGCGAATTTGGCGCAGATGCCAAAGTCTGGGACAAAGAAAAGATTGTTTTGATTCCAGACCATTACATTTTTACTGCCGACGAACGCGCTAACCGCAACGTTGATATTCTGCGCGACTTTGCCAAAGAGCAAGACATTAAATATTTCTACGACATCACCGACCGAGCCGACTTTAAAGCCAATCCTGATTACAAAGGTGTTTGCCACATTGCCTTGGCACAAGAAGGTCACACCCGTCCTGGGGAAGTCCTGTTTGGTACCGATTCCCACACCTGTAACGCGGGCGCTTTTGGTCAGTTTGCCACTGGCATCGGCAACACGGATGCTGGTTTCATCATGGGAACTGGCAAGCTGCTGATTAAAGTCCCAGCGACGATGCGCTTTGTCTTTGAGGGAGAGATGCCGAATTACCTATTGGCAAAAGACCTGATCTTGCAAATCATTGGAGATATTGGGGTTGCTGGAGCCACTTATCGGGCGCTGGAATTTTCCGGTGGTACTATCAACGGTCTGTCGATGGAAGACCGGATGACGCTGTGTAATATGGCGATTGAGGCAGGTGGCAAAAATGGCACGGTCGCCCCGGATGAGACGACGTTTGAGTACGTCCGCGCCCGGACTAATAAGCCTTTTGAGCCAGTTTATACGGATGCTGATGCTCGTTTCTACTCGGATCGGCATTATGATGTCTCTAAGTTAGAGCCGGTTGTCGCGAAGCCCCATTCTCCAGATAATCGTGCCTTGGCGCGGGAATGCCGGGATGTCAAGATTGACCGAGTTTATATCGGTTCCTGCACTGGCGGCAAAACCTCAGATTTTATGTACGCTGCCCGCATTCTTAAGGGACAGCAGGTGAAGGTTCCTACTTATTTAGTACCGGCAACGCAGAAAGTCTACGAAGACTTGTTCACCCAGAAGTACGAAGGGCAAACTCTCTCTGAGATTTTCTTGGCGGCTGGTTGCATTGAGCCTGCGGCACCTTCCTGCGCGGCTTGTTTGGGTGGCCCCAAGGATACTTTCGGGCGTGTGAATGAGCCGGAAATTTGCGTTTCTACAACTAACCGCAATTTCCCCGGACGAATGGGGAATAAAGAGGCGGGGATTTATTTAGCTTCGCCTTATACTGCTGCGGCTTCGGCGTTGACTGGATATGTGACTGACCCCCGCGATTTTATGTAA
- the nuoH gene encoding NADH-quinone oxidoreductase subunit NuoH, whose amino-acid sequence MNPGIDLQGTFIQSLKDLGIPSGAAKAIWMPLPMFLMIIGATVGVLVVVWLERKISAAAQQRIGPEFAGPLGVLQPVADGLKLVFKEDIVPAKTDRLLFTLGPIIVVIPVFLSYLIVPFGQNLVIANISVGVFLWIALSSIAPIGLLMSGYSSNNKYSLLGGLRAAAQSISYEIPLALSVLAIAMMSNSLSTIDIVEQQSGYGIFSWNIWRQPVGFIIFWIAALAECERLPFDLPEAEEELVAGYQTEYSGMKFGLFYIGSYVNLVLSALLVAILYLGGWEFPIPIEMLGSWLGFNEASPMLQVIDASLGITMTLLKAYFLIFIAVLLRWTLPRVRIDQLLNLGWKFLLPVSLVNLLLTAALKLAFPGAFGG is encoded by the coding sequence ATGAACCCAGGCATTGACCTACAAGGAACTTTTATCCAATCCCTCAAGGATTTGGGCATCCCATCTGGTGCTGCCAAAGCGATTTGGATGCCGCTACCGATGTTTTTGATGATCATTGGTGCCACGGTCGGCGTTTTGGTAGTTGTATGGCTGGAGCGGAAAATTTCTGCTGCCGCTCAGCAGCGTATTGGCCCAGAATTCGCCGGCCCGTTGGGCGTTTTACAACCAGTAGCCGATGGTCTGAAGCTGGTTTTTAAAGAAGATATTGTACCAGCCAAGACTGACCGCTTGCTATTCACCCTGGGGCCGATTATCGTCGTTATTCCAGTGTTTTTGTCCTATTTAATTGTGCCATTCGGACAAAACCTGGTAATTGCTAACATAAGCGTAGGGGTCTTTTTGTGGATTGCGCTTTCCAGCATTGCCCCGATTGGCTTGCTGATGTCTGGCTATTCGTCAAACAACAAGTATTCGCTGCTAGGTGGCTTGAGAGCAGCAGCGCAGTCGATTAGTTACGAAATTCCGCTGGCGCTGTCCGTATTAGCGATCGCTATGATGTCTAACAGTCTTAGCACCATCGACATCGTAGAACAGCAATCTGGCTACGGAATTTTCAGCTGGAACATCTGGCGACAACCCGTAGGATTCATCATCTTTTGGATTGCAGCCTTAGCAGAATGCGAAAGACTTCCCTTTGACTTGCCAGAAGCAGAAGAAGAATTGGTTGCAGGTTATCAAACCGAATACTCAGGAATGAAATTCGGTTTATTTTACATTGGTTCCTACGTCAACCTCGTTCTGTCTGCCCTACTGGTAGCAATTTTGTATCTGGGCGGCTGGGAATTCCCTATTCCCATTGAGATGTTAGGCAGCTGGCTGGGATTCAATGAAGCGAGTCCCATGTTGCAGGTAATTGATGCCTCGCTGGGAATCACAATGACTCTGCTGAAAGCTTACTTCCTCATCTTCATTGCCGTTCTACTTCGGTGGACTTTACCTCGCGTTCGCATTGACCAATTGCTTAATTTGGGTTGGAAATTCCTGCTGCCAGTATCGCTGGTAAACCTACTATTAACGGCAGCGCTAAAACTCGCATTTCCTGGTGCTTTTGGTGGCTAG
- a CDS encoding GTPase: MTQSNQNFNAAAVGAKFKNACVRFDSLLAQGNNEELTAIRKKLREELKEYREQGILGVAFVGQYSAGKSTIISALTGRRDIHIDADIATDKTASYDWNGIKLIDTPGLFTDRKDHDEITYEAINKSDLLVFCLTYMLFDSLTAENFKKLAYEKGYRWKMMLVINKMSDEAGEEEQKITNYRKSLAEALKPYNLDEFPICYIDAKDYCEGVDEDDEFLLEVSRFQTYIDALNNFVERRAALTRYDTPVRIALSCVDEAQLSFTRNSSEDSAFLEVLARLSRTVRRERDRLRTKVRSIALRLSSAVAKEGTVLATAVGGKEDIKALSDQAENNVKGHYEKVGTELEEVVKVAVESLREEVKEVLQGDLTQAFVARLEVNQKVSTRNVESDADFERLMNQVKQLEKIGKTVGSKLTDLAAGRVSTVSGQGFLHASNAAGSNLHHGVYAIGKLIGFDFKPWQAVNIAKDIANVAMVVGPILGIVSVAMDMRAVKKEEELDKKLAEARREITSQFIAIAKDLEGQVEEELRKVEVQVYGEIEKQIAAARQQEESAIASSNTWVKQLAEIRQDFDLILRYITKATENTRD, from the coding sequence ATGACTCAGAGTAACCAAAACTTCAATGCCGCTGCTGTTGGAGCTAAATTCAAGAATGCCTGTGTAAGGTTCGATAGTTTGCTGGCTCAGGGAAACAATGAAGAACTAACAGCTATCCGTAAAAAGCTGCGTGAGGAATTAAAAGAGTATCGGGAGCAGGGAATTCTCGGAGTAGCCTTTGTGGGGCAGTACAGCGCAGGTAAATCTACCATTATCTCTGCCCTCACTGGACGACGGGATATTCATATCGATGCCGATATTGCTACTGACAAAACAGCCAGTTATGACTGGAACGGCATCAAGCTGATAGATACACCTGGGCTTTTTACAGACCGCAAGGATCATGATGAAATTACTTATGAGGCTATCAACAAATCAGACTTACTGGTTTTCTGCCTCACTTATATGCTGTTTGACTCATTAACAGCAGAAAATTTCAAGAAATTAGCCTATGAAAAGGGCTATCGCTGGAAAATGATGCTGGTCATCAACAAAATGTCTGATGAAGCAGGAGAAGAAGAGCAAAAGATTACCAACTATCGTAAAAGTCTTGCCGAGGCACTTAAGCCTTACAATCTCGATGAATTTCCCATCTGTTACATAGATGCTAAAGACTACTGTGAAGGTGTGGATGAAGACGACGAGTTTTTACTTGAAGTCAGCCGATTCCAAACTTATATTGATGCACTGAATAATTTTGTAGAACGCCGTGCAGCACTTACCCGCTACGATACACCAGTCCGAATCGCGCTAAGTTGTGTTGATGAAGCTCAGTTGAGTTTTACTCGCAACTCTAGCGAAGACTCAGCTTTCTTGGAAGTGCTTGCACGTTTATCTCGTACAGTACGAAGAGAGCGCGATCGCCTGCGAACCAAGGTTAGAAGCATAGCACTACGTCTGTCATCAGCAGTTGCCAAAGAGGGAACAGTCCTTGCTACTGCTGTAGGGGGCAAAGAGGACATCAAAGCTCTATCCGACCAGGCGGAAAATAATGTCAAAGGACATTATGAGAAAGTGGGAACAGAACTGGAAGAGGTTGTAAAGGTAGCAGTCGAGTCTCTCAGAGAAGAAGTCAAAGAGGTACTCCAGGGTGACTTAACTCAAGCCTTTGTCGCACGTTTAGAGGTCAACCAAAAAGTATCTACTCGAAATGTGGAGTCCGATGCTGACTTCGAGCGACTAATGAATCAAGTTAAGCAGCTCGAAAAGATTGGCAAGACAGTAGGAAGTAAACTAACCGATTTAGCAGCAGGGAGAGTATCAACGGTATCTGGACAAGGCTTTCTACACGCCTCCAATGCAGCGGGGAGCAATCTTCATCATGGTGTTTATGCTATTGGGAAACTTATAGGATTTGACTTTAAACCCTGGCAAGCAGTCAACATTGCTAAAGATATAGCTAATGTAGCTATGGTTGTAGGGCCAATTCTGGGTATAGTTTCAGTGGCAATGGATATGCGTGCAGTAAAAAAGGAAGAAGAATTAGATAAGAAACTGGCTGAAGCACGCCGCGAAATCACCAGTCAGTTTATCGCCATTGCTAAAGACCTCGAAGGTCAGGTAGAAGAAGAACTACGGAAAGTTGAAGTACAGGTTTATGGAGAGATTGAGAAGCAAATTGCAGCAGCTCGTCAGCAGGAAGAGAGCGCGATCGCATCTTCAAACACCTGGGTAAAACAACTCGCAGAAATTCGCCAAGATTTTGACTTGATTCTCCGTTACATAACGAAGGCGACAGAAAATACGAGAGATTGA
- the nuoK gene encoding NADH-quinone oxidoreductase subunit NuoK produces MQLQYFLILAAALFCIGIYGLITSRNAVRVLMSIELMLNAVNLNLMGFSNYLDPQEIKGQVFTVFVITIAAAEAAVGLAIVLSIYRNRETVDMEQFNLLKW; encoded by the coding sequence CTGCAACTTCAGTATTTTCTAATATTAGCCGCTGCCCTTTTCTGCATCGGCATTTATGGCTTGATTACCAGCCGCAACGCAGTGCGGGTGCTGATGTCGATTGAATTGATGCTGAATGCAGTAAACCTGAATTTAATGGGGTTTTCTAATTATCTAGATCCCCAGGAAATAAAAGGTCAGGTTTTTACTGTTTTTGTGATTACAATTGCGGCGGCTGAAGCTGCTGTTGGTTTGGCAATTGTGCTTTCAATTTACCGCAACCGCGAAACGGTGGACATGGAGCAGTTTAATTTGCTCAAGTGGTAA
- a CDS encoding Rpn family recombination-promoting nuclease/putative transposase, whose product MDYDNICKYLAEQYPAEFVRWLLSDEATEIQVLKTELSTEPIRADSLTLLQTANQILHIEFQTLPASEPPLPFRMLDYWVRLYRQYRCPIEQVVIFLKSTTSEAVFTEQFAATNTRHSYRVIRLWEEDPAPLLANTALLPLATLARSNTPNALLEQVAAQIDMIEEPEQRGNLAACVEVLAGLRFEESLIRQLLREEIMQESVTYQAIIQKGVQQGLQQGKQEGKQEEARSLVLRLLTRRFGAVDQELQEQIGTLSVAQLEELGEALLDFQTVTDLVVWLDEHCS is encoded by the coding sequence TTGGATTACGATAATATTTGCAAATATCTGGCAGAACAGTACCCAGCCGAGTTCGTGCGCTGGCTACTCTCAGATGAAGCTACCGAAATTCAGGTACTCAAAACTGAACTTAGCACCGAACCGATTCGCGCCGATTCTCTCACACTGTTGCAAACTGCCAACCAAATCCTGCACATAGAATTTCAAACCCTGCCAGCATCAGAGCCACCACTACCATTTAGAATGCTCGACTATTGGGTGCGACTGTATCGACAGTATCGCTGTCCCATTGAGCAAGTCGTGATTTTTTTAAAGTCCACTACCTCAGAAGCTGTCTTTACTGAGCAGTTTGCGGCAACAAACACCAGGCATAGCTACCGAGTCATCCGCCTGTGGGAGGAAGACCCGGCTCCACTTTTGGCAAACACTGCCTTGTTGCCATTGGCTACGCTAGCTAGAAGCAACACTCCCAACGCCTTATTAGAGCAGGTCGCAGCCCAGATCGATATGATCGAAGAACCAGAGCAACGGGGGAATCTCGCGGCTTGTGTCGAGGTGCTGGCTGGTTTGCGGTTTGAAGAAAGTTTAATTCGCCAACTTTTGAGGGAGGAAATTATGCAGGAATCAGTAACGTATCAAGCCATCATCCAAAAGGGAGTGCAACAAGGCCTGCAACAAGGAAAGCAAGAAGGAAAACAAGAGGAGGCGCGATCGCTTGTCCTGCGTCTGCTAACCCGTCGATTTGGTGCTGTTGACCAAGAACTGCAAGAGCAAATTGGGACATTATCCGTCGCGCAGTTAGAGGAGTTGGGCGAGGCGCTGTTAGATTTTCAGACTGTAACGGATTTAGTTGTTTGGTTGGATGAGCATTGCTCATAG
- the ndhI gene encoding NAD(P)H-quinone oxidoreductase subunit I has translation MKFLKQVGDYAKETVQAARYIGQGLSVTFDHMQRRPITVQYPYEKLIPSERFRGRIHFEFDKCISCEVCVRVCPINLPVVDWEFNKESKKKQLKHYSIDFGVCIFCGNCVEFCPTNCLSMTEDYELSTYDRHELNYDNVALGRLPYKVTQDPMVTPLRELAYLPKGVMEPHDLPPGSVRAGQRPEEILEQMEK, from the coding sequence TTGAAGTTCCTCAAACAAGTTGGCGATTACGCTAAAGAAACTGTCCAAGCGGCTCGGTATATTGGTCAAGGATTGTCCGTGACTTTCGACCATATGCAGCGCCGTCCAATTACTGTGCAGTATCCCTACGAAAAACTCATTCCCTCCGAGCGTTTCCGGGGTAGAATTCACTTTGAATTTGATAAGTGTATTTCCTGCGAAGTCTGCGTGCGGGTTTGCCCGATAAATCTGCCAGTGGTGGATTGGGAATTTAACAAGGAAAGCAAAAAGAAACAGCTCAAACACTACAGCATCGACTTCGGAGTTTGTATCTTTTGCGGTAACTGCGTAGAATTCTGTCCGACTAATTGCTTGTCGATGACTGAAGATTACGAGCTTTCTACCTACGACCGTCACGAATTGAACTATGACAACGTGGCACTCGGTCGTCTACCGTATAAAGTCACGCAAGACCCGATGGTGACACCGCTGCGCGAACTAGCCTACCTGCCGAAGGGTGTCATGGAGCCGCACGACCTACCGCCTGGTTCGGTTCGCGCTGGTCAGCGTCCAGAGGAAATTCTGGAACAGATGGAAAAATAA